In Molothrus aeneus isolate 106 chromosome 3, BPBGC_Maene_1.0, whole genome shotgun sequence, a single genomic region encodes these proteins:
- the DTD1 gene encoding D-aminoacyl-tRNA deacylase 1 produces MKAIVQRVAQASVTVGGEQISSIGRGLCVLLGISLEDTQRELEHMVRKILNLRVFEDESGKHWSKSVMDKQYEVLCVSQFTLQCILKGNKPDYHMAMPTEQAESFYNNFLEQLRKAYKPELIKDGKFGAYMQVHIQNDGPVTIELESPAATVDPKQLTKLEKQQQRKEKTRTKVPSESSRERNVPRNKDDPSASSGAEGDVSSEREP; encoded by the exons ATGAAGGCGATCGTGCAGCGGGTGGCCCAGGCCAGCGTCACAG TGGGTGGTGAACAAATCAGTTCAATAGGACGAggcctctgtgtgctgctgggcatTTCTTTGGAAGATACACAAAGAGAGCTGGAGCACAT GGTTCGAAAGATCTTGAACTTGCGAGTCTTTGAAGATGAAAGTGGGAAGCACTGGTCCAAAAGTGTGATGGATAAACAGTATGAAGTGTTGTGTGTGAGCCAGTTCACTCTCCAGTGCATCCTGAAGGGAAACAAGCCTGACTATCACATGGCAATGCCCACGGAGCAGGCAGAGTCTTTTTATAACAACTTCCTAGAGCAGCTAAGAAAAGCCTACAAACCAGAGCTTATTAAAG atGGCAAGTTTGGTGCCTACATGCAGGTCCACATCCAGAATGATGGTCCTGTAACAATAGAACTGGAGTCCCCAGCAGCCACTGTTGATCCTAAACAA CTGACAAAACttgaaaaacagcaacaaagaaaagagaagaccAGAACCAAGGTGCCCTCTGAGTCAAGTAGAGAAAGAAATGTCCCCAGAAACAAGGATgaccccagtgccagcagcggAGCAGAAGGAGATGTGTCCTCGGAAAGAGAGCCTTAG